A portion of the Calliphora vicina chromosome 5, idCalVici1.1, whole genome shotgun sequence genome contains these proteins:
- the LOC135962002 gene encoding uncharacterized protein LOC135962002 — translation MSLDSEVNLDILVEYNKDSLTILLNLLKRELPHKIRQYNFLYSYLYHYDTLNKNRNKIMSDRWNVRFYGHRYGKLENCTIVTINGKKDFVITAFTMEESRAELKECLQKTNLINWEVKSLNIMCDESVFKAVNDVVCQKDTNWTYLPLENVLHITTDKIRQLPNENILPEDLYLAPLDPLKHSKIMDDHWDYKAENSLYLIRQSIELNGGIGLFRRGVEQPICWISTNEFLTPGFLHTLPAERKKGYAALIMKMELKRLLSLHNTDLFSFVCIENIPSLGLHHKLGFETVNRVTWIQKCN, via the exons ATGTCTTTAGATTCAGAagtaaatttagatattttggttgAATATAATAAAGAttctttaacaattttgttaaatctTTTAAAGCGGGAATTACCACATAAAATACGTCAATATAATTTCTTGTACAGTTATTTGTATCATTAtgatactttaaataaaaatcgtaaTAAAATAATGTCGGATCGTTGGAATGTGAGATTTTATGGTCATCGTTATGGAAAACTCGAAAATTGTACAATTGTTACAATTAATGGAAAAAAG gATTTCGTAATAACAGCATTTACCATGGAAGAATCTAGAGCTGAACTCAAGGAATGTCTACAAAAAACGAATTTAATCAATTGGGAAGTTAAAAGTCTGAATATCATGTGTGATGAGTCCGTATTCAAGGCAGTAAATGATGTGGTCTGTCAAAAGGACACAAATTGGACGTATTTACCTTTGGAAAACGTATTGCATATAACTACCGATAAAATAAGACAATTACCAAATGAAAA CATTTTACCAGAAGATTTATATCTGGCTCCCTTAGACCCCCTAAAACATTCAAAAATCATGGACGATCATTGGGATTACAAGGcggaaaattctttatatttaattCGCCAGTCTATAGAGCTGAATGGTGGCATTGGTTTATTTCGGCGGGGAGTCGAACAACCCATATGCTGGATATCCACTAATGAATTTCTTACACCGgg atttctgcATACACTTCCAGCGGAACGTAAAAAAGGCTACGCCGCTCTAATTATGAAAATGGAACTGAAACGTTTATTATCTCTCCATAATaccgatttattttcatttgtttgcaTTGAGAATATTCCCTCTTTAGGTTTGCATCATAAATTGGGTTTTGAAACTGTTAATAGAGTAACGTGGATACAAAAATGCAATTAA